The Bacillota bacterium genome has a window encoding:
- a CDS encoding AAA family ATPase has translation MKIKRYMGSNLQEAILKVKMDLGNEALILNTRNIRQKGLLKLFSKPMVEVIAALDESKKLGSDLESKVNNMEEILNRIYMQMQNSSYSAKLNEQPSYLQSYTNIMQLFYNNLVKNDVDEEIARALIEKAGEKTDENNSVNDFISVLYSCIAEILKTPDTIRIKEEEKPTVIIFTGPTGVGKTTTLAKIAAHYSINHNRDVALITADTYRIAAVEQLKTYADILGIPLSIVYSGSEVKDVINSYKDKELILIDTAGRSHKNNKQFEELKNIINTVKADEVYLVLSMTASKKNSREVIASYSFLNNYKLIFTKADEAPSQGIILNTVYYTKRALSYITTGQSVPDDIEVADIDKITKNLLGSTR, from the coding sequence ATGAAAATCAAACGTTATATGGGAAGTAACTTGCAAGAAGCTATTTTAAAAGTAAAAATGGATCTGGGAAATGAAGCCTTAATTCTCAATACAAGAAATATTAGACAAAAAGGATTACTTAAGTTGTTTTCTAAACCCATGGTTGAAGTTATTGCCGCCTTGGATGAATCAAAGAAATTGGGTTCTGATCTTGAATCAAAAGTAAATAATATGGAGGAAATTCTCAATAGAATATATATGCAAATGCAAAATTCCTCATACTCTGCAAAATTAAATGAGCAGCCTTCTTACCTGCAATCTTATACAAATATAATGCAGTTATTTTACAATAATCTTGTAAAAAATGATGTTGACGAGGAAATTGCCAGAGCACTAATTGAAAAGGCCGGAGAAAAAACAGATGAGAACAACAGCGTCAATGATTTTATATCCGTCCTCTATAGCTGTATAGCGGAAATACTCAAAACTCCGGATACTATCCGTATCAAAGAAGAAGAAAAGCCTACAGTAATTATATTTACAGGCCCAACAGGAGTAGGTAAGACAACTACTCTTGCCAAAATTGCAGCTCATTATTCAATAAACCACAACAGGGATGTTGCTTTGATAACAGCCGATACATATAGAATTGCAGCAGTTGAGCAGTTAAAAACATATGCCGATATATTAGGCATACCCTTATCTATTGTATACTCCGGAAGTGAAGTAAAGGATGTGATAAACAGCTATAAAGACAAAGAATTAATATTAATTGATACTGCCGGTAGAAGCCATAAAAATAATAAACAGTTTGAAGAACTGAAAAATATTATTAACACGGTTAAGGCTGATGAAGTATATCTGGTATTGAGTATGACTGCCAGCAAAAAAAATTCCAGGGAAGTAATTGCAAGTTATAGTTTCTTAAATAATTATAAATTGATATTTACTAAAGCAGATGAGGCTCCTTCACAGGGAATTATACTTAATACGGTATATTATACCAAAAGGGCTCTTTCTTATATTACAACAGGACAGAGTGTCCCGGATGATATTGAAGTTGCGGATATAGATAAGATAACAAAAAATTTGTTAGGGAGTACAAGATAA
- the flhA gene encoding flagellar biosynthesis protein FlhA: MKFRDISVPIMLVAVTLVFILPIPDFILDVLLSINIMLSAIILLNTIYLKDALQLSIFPSFLVFATVFRLSLNVSTTKLILAEGKAGKIIDGFGRFVARDNSVVGFIIFLIIMIVNFLVITKGSERIAEVAARFTLDAMPGKQMAIDADLNTGIISENEAKERRKKIQKEADFYGAMDGASKFVKNDAIAGIIITLLNITGGLIIGMVMRGEEFKEALQNYTILTIGDGLVSQIPALMISTATSFVVTRAASESDISDDILEQVFSNSKVIYIASGMSFVLSFFLARVPFLLLSAILAFIGYTISKQKKKEIKQEAEEEKETEAAEIRKPESVIPLLQVDPIELEFGYAIIPMADVNQGGDLLDRVVMIRRQLALEMGVIVPIIRLRDNIQLNPNEYVIKIKGVEAARGELMTDHFLAVNPGIVEEEIDGIKTIEPAFGLPAVWINENETDKAEMLGYTVVDPPSVIATHLTEVIKQYAHLLLGRQDVQSLIDNVKQSHPVIIEELVPKLMTVGEIQKVLANLLKEGVCIRDMVTILETLADYAPVTRDTDMLTEYVRQALGRSISKRYFSEGKSKVITLDPELEKIIMNSIQKTETGSYLALEPGIADNIIKNVSKQIQKFVELGQQPVILTSPVVRLYFKRLTEHVLPDLIVLSYNELDTAIEVQSIGMVSV; the protein is encoded by the coding sequence ATGAAGTTTCGGGATATATCGGTTCCTATTATGCTGGTTGCTGTTACACTTGTGTTTATATTACCTATACCGGATTTTATACTTGATGTACTTCTTTCAATCAATATAATGTTATCAGCCATCATTCTTTTAAATACCATATATTTAAAAGATGCGTTGCAACTGTCTATTTTTCCTTCTTTTCTGGTTTTTGCAACAGTGTTCAGGCTTTCATTAAATGTATCTACAACAAAATTAATACTTGCCGAAGGTAAGGCGGGAAAAATTATTGATGGTTTCGGCAGGTTTGTAGCTAGAGATAATTCTGTAGTTGGTTTTATTATATTCCTTATAATAATGATTGTGAATTTCCTGGTAATAACAAAGGGGTCTGAAAGGATTGCTGAAGTTGCAGCTAGGTTTACATTAGATGCCATGCCCGGAAAACAGATGGCTATAGACGCCGACCTTAATACAGGCATTATAAGTGAAAATGAAGCAAAAGAAAGGAGAAAGAAAATTCAAAAGGAAGCTGACTTTTACGGGGCAATGGATGGAGCTAGTAAGTTTGTAAAAAATGATGCTATTGCCGGAATAATTATAACACTTTTAAACATTACAGGCGGACTTATCATAGGTATGGTTATGAGGGGAGAAGAGTTTAAAGAAGCCTTACAGAATTATACTATTTTAACAATAGGCGATGGCCTTGTAAGCCAGATTCCTGCGCTTATGATATCTACAGCTACCAGCTTTGTTGTAACCAGGGCTGCTTCAGAGTCGGATATAAGTGATGACATCCTTGAGCAAGTATTCAGCAATTCCAAAGTAATATACATTGCATCAGGAATGAGCTTTGTACTTTCATTCTTTTTAGCAAGGGTTCCTTTTCTTTTACTTTCTGCAATACTTGCCTTTATTGGCTATACCATTTCAAAACAGAAAAAGAAAGAGATAAAACAAGAAGCAGAAGAAGAGAAAGAAACTGAAGCAGCTGAAATAAGAAAACCTGAAAGTGTCATACCTCTATTACAGGTAGATCCCATCGAACTTGAATTTGGTTATGCTATAATTCCTATGGCAGATGTTAACCAGGGGGGAGACCTTTTGGACAGAGTGGTTATGATAAGAAGGCAGTTGGCCCTTGAGATGGGGGTGATTGTCCCAATTATCAGACTCAGGGATAATATCCAGTTAAACCCGAATGAATATGTTATAAAAATCAAGGGGGTAGAAGCTGCAAGGGGAGAATTGATGACTGACCATTTTCTTGCTGTAAACCCAGGTATAGTAGAAGAAGAAATAGACGGTATAAAAACTATTGAACCGGCTTTTGGGTTGCCTGCAGTGTGGATTAATGAAAATGAAACAGATAAGGCCGAAATGTTGGGTTACACTGTTGTGGACCCTCCGTCGGTTATTGCAACCCACCTGACGGAGGTTATAAAGCAATATGCACATTTGCTTTTAGGGAGGCAGGATGTCCAGTCTTTAATAGATAATGTGAAACAAAGCCATCCTGTTATTATAGAAGAATTGGTTCCAAAATTAATGACAGTAGGGGAAATACAGAAGGTGCTTGCCAATCTTTTGAAAGAAGGAGTTTGTATAAGAGATATGGTTACAATACTGGAAACATTGGCAGATTATGCTCCGGTTACGCGGGATACGGATATGTTAACGGAATATGTAAGGCAAGCCTTGGGTAGGTCTATATCAAAAAGGTATTTTAGTGAAGGAAAATCTAAAGTTATTACACTGGATCCTGAATTGGAAAAAATTATTATGAATTCGATACAAAAGACGGAAACCGGGTCGTATCTAGCTTTAGAACCCGGTATAGCGGATAACATTATAAAGAATGTTTCGAAGCAAATTCAAAAATTTGTTGAGCTTGGGCAACAACCTGTAATCCTGACATCTCCGGTTGTACGTTTATATTTTAAAAGATTGACGGAACATGTATTGCCTGATTTAATAGTATTGTCCTACAACGAATTAGATACGGCGATAGAAGTCCAATCTATTGGGATGGTGAGTGTCTGA
- the flhB gene encoding flagellar biosynthesis protein FlhB, whose protein sequence is MRKNREDNKRFLVVNLQLFAEDKESKTEKATPKKRQDAKKKGQVFQSKEISSAFLLLLVFLCMKAFGKQVYEEVTVFINKALVQYMDSIEALYTIEGFSGLFIDIITILLKTAGPIIGVAVIAGLAGTYAQVGFIFTIEPITMKLSRINPMQGFKRIFSSRGAAELFKALIKIVVVGYVAYLSLKGEGFNILKLMYIGVGESGIYIINTVINTALKICMVLVVFGIADYGYQWWEYEKNLKMSKQEIKEEYKQVEGNPEVKSRIKQKQRQMSMKRMMHEVQSADVVITNPTHYAVAIKYDSNIHDAPIVVAKGQNYIALRIKDIARENEVEIVENKELARIIYNTVEVGQAIPPELYQAVAEILAYIYNLKGIVKTD, encoded by the coding sequence ATGAGAAAAAATAGAGAAGATAATAAAAGATTTCTTGTAGTTAACCTTCAGTTATTTGCTGAAGACAAAGAAAGTAAAACTGAAAAAGCCACTCCGAAGAAAAGACAGGATGCCAAAAAAAAGGGGCAAGTGTTCCAGAGCAAAGAAATATCTTCTGCCTTTTTACTGCTATTAGTATTTTTATGTATGAAGGCTTTTGGAAAACAGGTTTATGAAGAGGTAACAGTGTTTATAAACAAGGCATTGGTCCAGTATATGGATAGTATAGAAGCTCTTTATACGATAGAGGGTTTCTCAGGTTTATTTATTGATATTATTACAATACTATTGAAAACAGCTGGTCCAATTATTGGTGTTGCTGTTATAGCAGGTTTAGCAGGAACATATGCCCAAGTTGGTTTTATATTTACAATAGAACCTATTACAATGAAGTTAAGCAGAATAAATCCTATGCAAGGCTTTAAGAGGATATTTTCTTCTCGTGGGGCGGCTGAACTTTTTAAAGCATTAATTAAAATAGTTGTAGTAGGTTATGTAGCATACCTTAGTTTAAAAGGAGAGGGTTTTAATATATTAAAGTTAATGTATATAGGGGTAGGGGAATCAGGAATATATATAATTAATACAGTCATAAACACAGCACTGAAAATATGCATGGTGTTAGTTGTATTTGGAATAGCGGATTATGGGTATCAATGGTGGGAGTATGAAAAAAATTTAAAGATGTCAAAACAAGAAATAAAAGAGGAGTACAAACAAGTTGAAGGTAATCCTGAAGTTAAGTCAAGAATTAAACAAAAACAGAGACAAATGTCTATGAAAAGAATGATGCATGAAGTCCAGAGCGCTGATGTAGTAATAACAAATCCTACTCATTATGCTGTTGCTATAAAATACGATTCAAATATTCATGATGCACCTATTGTAGTGGCTAAAGGGCAAAATTATATTGCCTTAAGAATAAAAGATATAGCAAGGGAAAACGAGGTAGAAATAGTTGAAAACAAAGAATTAGCAAGGATTATTTATAATACGGTTGAGGTTGGACAGGCAATACCTCCCGAGCTTTATCAGGCAGTTGCCGAAATACTTGCTTATATATATAATTTGAAAGGAATAGTAAAAACAGACTAA
- the fliR gene encoding flagellar type III secretion system protein FliR → MAGLELEVFNFFLIFVRMLGFFIVAPLFGRRNVPVIIKVGFSLLLTAVLYNIIDKTTFDEQFLDKKGDIYYYTFLLFKESVVGLTLGFVSYAMFTAIYVAGQLIDMQIGFGVVNVIDPLSSIQVPITSNFYFILTMVAFLAFRGHHILIKALFESYKHIPLGSAGFEENMINDVLRIFGSIFILGFKIAAPVTASILIADIALGVISRTIPQFNVFIVGMPLKIALGIAIMLISIPMFIELLTGLFSEISNEMDILIKGMMSGQ, encoded by the coding sequence ATGGCAGGGTTAGAGTTGGAAGTATTTAATTTCTTTTTAATATTTGTTAGGATGTTAGGCTTTTTTATAGTTGCTCCTTTGTTTGGCAGAAGAAATGTACCCGTAATTATTAAAGTTGGTTTTTCACTGTTACTGACAGCGGTGCTGTATAATATTATAGATAAAACTACTTTTGACGAACAGTTCCTGGATAAAAAAGGAGATATATATTACTATACCTTTCTCCTTTTTAAAGAATCGGTTGTTGGGTTGACATTGGGATTTGTTTCATATGCCATGTTTACAGCTATTTATGTTGCCGGGCAACTTATAGACATGCAAATTGGATTTGGGGTTGTTAATGTAATAGACCCTTTAAGCAGCATTCAGGTACCAATTACTTCGAATTTTTACTTTATACTTACCATGGTGGCGTTTTTAGCCTTTAGGGGGCACCACATTTTGATAAAAGCTCTGTTTGAAAGTTATAAACATATTCCTCTAGGCAGTGCAGGTTTTGAAGAAAATATGATTAACGATGTTTTGAGGATATTCGGCAGCATTTTTATATTAGGATTTAAGATTGCTGCTCCTGTGACAGCATCAATCCTAATTGCCGATATTGCTTTGGGCGTTATATCAAGAACAATTCCCCAGTTTAATGTTTTTATTGTGGGAATGCCTTTAAAAATAGCCCTTGGCATTGCAATTATGTTAATATCAATACCAATGTTTATAGAGTTATTAACAGGGTTGTTTTCAGAAATTAGTAATGAAATGGACATTCTTATAAAAGGAATGATGTCTGGGCAATGA
- the fliQ gene encoding flagellar biosynthesis protein FliQ: protein MDMSTVSSIAQQSLLTVLYVSAPILGVSLIVGLAVSIFQATTQIHEQTLSFVPKILAVIISLVLFGPWMLVKLIEFTKSLYLNIDEYIK from the coding sequence ATGGATATGAGTACTGTGTCAAGTATTGCACAACAGTCACTTTTAACTGTGCTGTATGTATCTGCACCTATATTGGGGGTAAGTTTAATAGTAGGCCTTGCTGTCAGCATATTTCAAGCAACCACACAAATACATGAGCAAACCCTTTCTTTTGTTCCTAAAATTCTTGCAGTAATAATATCTCTGGTATTGTTTGGACCATGGATGTTGGTTAAATTGATAGAATTTACAAAAAGCTTATATTTGAATATAGACGAGTACATTAAATAA
- the fliP gene encoding flagellar type III secretion system pore protein FliP (The bacterial flagellar biogenesis protein FliP forms a type III secretion system (T3SS)-type pore required for flagellar assembly.): MRRKKKIKIIYKKVIFASFIMIIVLFQASNAFAEPIFPFKFWFGMEPAENPSEVSSSIQLLILITILALAPSIIIMMTAFTRIVIILSFMRNALGTQQMPPNQVLIGLALFLTFFIMRPVFTDINENAIQPLEREEISQQDALDRSSLIIKRFMLTQIRNEDDLELFVHLSNIETPVEPEKLPITIIVPAFLVNELTIAFKMGFLIYIPFLIIDMVVASTLMSMGMLMLPPVMISLPFKILLFIMVGGWNLIVQSILESFAR; this comes from the coding sequence ATGAGAAGGAAAAAGAAAATAAAAATAATATATAAAAAGGTGATATTTGCTTCATTTATTATGATAATAGTGCTGTTCCAGGCATCAAACGCTTTTGCCGAGCCCATATTTCCCTTTAAATTTTGGTTTGGTATGGAACCGGCTGAAAATCCCAGTGAAGTATCATCTAGTATTCAACTATTAATACTTATTACAATACTTGCATTAGCTCCTTCAATTATTATAATGATGACAGCATTTACTAGAATAGTTATCATACTTTCCTTTATGAGGAATGCCCTTGGAACACAGCAAATGCCTCCAAATCAGGTATTAATAGGACTTGCTTTGTTTTTAACATTTTTTATAATGCGTCCGGTATTTACCGATATTAATGAAAACGCCATACAGCCCTTAGAGAGAGAAGAGATCAGCCAACAAGATGCTCTTGACAGGTCCTCATTAATAATTAAAAGATTTATGTTGACACAAATAAGAAATGAAGATGATTTGGAATTATTTGTACATTTAAGTAATATAGAAACACCTGTGGAACCCGAAAAACTGCCCATTACAATAATAGTCCCTGCATTTTTAGTAAATGAACTGACTATAGCATTTAAAATGGGGTTTTTAATATATATACCTTTTTTAATAATCGATATGGTGGTAGCTAGTACGTTGATGTCAATGGGAATGCTTATGCTTCCTCCGGTAATGATATCGTTACCTTTTAAAATACTGTTGTTTATTATGGTAGGCGGTTGGAATCTAATAGTACAATCAATTTTAGAAAGTTTTGCCAGATAG
- a CDS encoding flagellar biosynthetic protein FliO — MKDFDIFYVLGIVLIFSSILFLAYITTRYLASKAGKIAKGKYLNIIETVALGKDRYLHLIKVGNDFMLISSSGKGIELLSRVNIDNYVENMDNRQNTFTFNNIFKYNLNKIRNIIKEVEKDKEE, encoded by the coding sequence ATGAAGGATTTTGATATTTTTTACGTGTTGGGGATTGTCTTAATATTTTCCTCAATACTTTTTCTTGCATATATTACAACCAGATATCTTGCAAGCAAAGCTGGGAAAATAGCAAAGGGTAAATACCTGAACATAATTGAAACTGTAGCCCTTGGGAAGGATAGATACCTTCATCTTATTAAAGTAGGGAATGATTTTATGCTTATATCCTCTTCAGGAAAGGGCATTGAACTTCTTAGCCGGGTAAACATTGATAACTATGTAGAAAACATGGACAATAGACAAAATACCTTTACTTTTAACAACATATTTAAATACAACCTTAACAAGATAAGAAACATAATTAAAGAAGTTGAAAAGGATAAAGAGGAATAG
- a CDS encoding response regulator, which yields MGKKILIVDDAAFMRMMIKDILVKNGYEVVGEAENGARAVEKYKELLPDLVIMDITMPEVDGIRAVKEIKSIDGNAKIIMCSAMGQQAMVIESIQAGARDFIVKPFQADRVVDAVKRILG from the coding sequence GTGGGTAAAAAGATTTTGATTGTCGACGATGCTGCATTTATGAGAATGATGATAAAGGATATCCTGGTAAAAAACGGATATGAAGTTGTGGGCGAGGCTGAAAATGGTGCACGTGCCGTGGAAAAATACAAAGAACTATTACCTGATTTAGTAATAATGGATATAACAATGCCTGAAGTTGACGGTATTCGAGCAGTAAAAGAAATAAAAAGCATTGATGGTAATGCAAAGATAATTATGTGTTCTGCTATGGGACAGCAGGCAATGGTTATTGAATCCATTCAAGCTGGGGCCAGGGATTTTATTGTAAAGCCCTTCCAGGCAGATAGAGTTGTGGATGCTGTTAAAAGAATCTTAGGTTAA
- the fliY gene encoding flagellar motor switch phosphatase FliY: MGNSLSQAEIDALLKGIAINTENDTENDSNNTEESDNKLELSEEEIDALGEIGNISIGTSATTLFTLLGHKILITTPKVTVTTWEQLAKEHPLPYIAVRVEYTKGLEGTNLLILKEEDVKIITDLMMGGDGTISKGELTDLHLSAISEAMNQMIGSAATSMSSMFQKRIEISTPKVFIIKFDSSKTYEDFNSYEKVVKVSFRMVVESLIDSEIMQLLPIEFAKRLVNNLLDINVRSEISTSDQSTAHAGKTESENRDNIHQAQEKKHSLSQKEREQVNVQPVHFLPFEEESKPTEKHNISLVMDIPLEVTVELGKTQKLIKEILEFSYGTIIELDKLAGDPVDILVNGKRIAKGEVVVIDDSFGVRITDIVHPSKRF, from the coding sequence TTGGGAAATTCGTTATCACAGGCTGAAATAGATGCTTTACTAAAAGGCATAGCAATAAATACAGAAAATGATACAGAAAATGATTCAAACAATACAGAAGAGTCAGATAATAAATTAGAGCTTTCAGAAGAAGAAATCGATGCATTAGGTGAAATAGGAAATATATCTATAGGTACCTCCGCTACAACTTTATTTACTTTGCTAGGGCATAAGATATTGATAACTACTCCTAAAGTAACTGTAACAACATGGGAACAATTGGCTAAAGAACATCCCCTACCCTATATTGCTGTAAGGGTAGAGTATACGAAAGGACTTGAAGGTACAAACCTTCTTATATTAAAAGAAGAGGATGTGAAAATAATAACTGATTTAATGATGGGAGGCGATGGCACTATCAGCAAAGGGGAATTAACAGATTTGCACCTTAGTGCTATAAGTGAAGCTATGAACCAAATGATAGGTTCAGCTGCAACATCAATGTCGTCCATGTTTCAAAAAAGAATTGAAATTTCTACACCAAAGGTATTTATTATTAAATTTGATTCATCTAAAACTTATGAAGATTTTAATAGCTATGAAAAAGTTGTTAAGGTTTCGTTTAGAATGGTAGTGGAAAGTTTGATTGATAGTGAAATTATGCAATTATTACCAATAGAATTTGCAAAAAGGCTGGTTAATAATCTCCTTGACATTAACGTTAGAAGTGAAATAAGCACTAGTGATCAAAGTACTGCTCATGCCGGTAAAACTGAAAGCGAAAATAGGGATAACATTCACCAGGCGCAAGAGAAGAAGCATAGTTTGTCTCAAAAAGAAAGAGAGCAGGTAAATGTGCAGCCTGTACACTTTCTCCCTTTTGAAGAGGAGAGTAAACCGACTGAAAAACATAATATCAGTTTAGTTATGGATATACCACTGGAGGTAACAGTAGAGCTTGGAAAGACACAAAAGTTAATTAAAGAAATATTAGAGTTTAGTTATGGAACAATTATTGAGCTGGACAAGCTGGCAGGTGACCCTGTTGATATACTTGTGAATGGGAAAAGAATTGCGAAAGGTGAAGTGGTTGTTATAGACGATAGCTTTGGCGTTAGAATAACCGATATTGTACATCCTTCAAAAAGGTTTTAA
- the fliM gene encoding flagellar motor switch protein FliM, with protein MGDILSQNEIDELLKDLNGGEFSIQEIKTAANERKIRSHDFRRPSKFSKEHLKALRSIHENYARLVTNFLTAYLRTLTQIDVIEVESLAYTDFISSISNPVILAVVNFSPLEGNVIFEMSPNIAFALIDRVLGGKGIMSEKKRDFTEIEIAIMERIVIQMLSIMREPWKDVIPVKPVLERVETSTQFAQLIAPNEIVALITFNAKISGVEGMINICIPYITVEPIISKLSTRYWFSSVERQTDSKFKEIIVSGVERTKVPITVILGRTSITVGDLVELQVGDVLPLDTEVSSDLDILVGDLHKFRGKPGIRKNRVSVKITSVIGKEDE; from the coding sequence TTGGGTGATATCTTATCACAAAATGAAATTGATGAACTTTTAAAGGACTTAAATGGAGGGGAATTTAGTATACAGGAAATAAAGACGGCAGCTAATGAAAGAAAAATCAGAAGTCACGATTTTAGAAGGCCAAGCAAGTTTTCAAAAGAACATTTAAAGGCATTAAGAAGTATTCATGAAAACTATGCAAGGTTGGTAACGAATTTTCTAACAGCATACCTTAGGACTTTAACGCAAATTGATGTTATTGAAGTAGAATCCCTGGCCTATACTGATTTTATTAGTTCAATATCTAATCCTGTAATATTGGCCGTAGTTAATTTTTCACCTTTAGAAGGTAATGTAATATTTGAAATGTCTCCAAATATTGCTTTTGCTCTTATTGACCGTGTATTGGGCGGGAAAGGTATAATGAGCGAGAAGAAAAGAGATTTTACTGAAATTGAAATTGCAATAATGGAACGGATTGTTATTCAAATGTTAAGCATTATGAGAGAACCATGGAAAGATGTCATACCCGTTAAACCTGTGTTGGAAAGAGTTGAAACAAGCACTCAGTTTGCACAGCTGATAGCACCGAATGAAATTGTTGCGCTGATAACATTTAACGCAAAAATATCAGGTGTGGAAGGTATGATAAACATTTGCATCCCATATATAACAGTTGAACCTATTATATCCAAGTTAAGTACCAGATACTGGTTTTCAAGTGTAGAAAGACAAACTGACAGTAAATTTAAAGAGATCATTGTATCCGGCGTAGAAAGAACTAAAGTACCGATAACAGTTATCCTTGGAAGGACAAGCATAACTGTAGGAGATTTGGTGGAACTTCAGGTTGGTGATGTCCTGCCTCTTGATACAGAGGTCAGTTCCGACTTGGATATATTAGTTGGTGATCTGCATAAATTCCGCGGTAAACCTGGTATAAGAAAAAATAGAGTATCTGTAAAAATTACATCTGTAATTGGAAAGGAGGATGAATAG
- a CDS encoding flagellar basal body-associated FliL family protein gives MANKGGFIALLIIIAMLTISVAMLAGYILVFRGAVQNNTETLKDADSNEIRRPSDNEIEHKKLFDDSQFFVLKNGNSMSTKTSVIRVGIDMVYFKRVRGIKNCEEKISFFDSEIKELIGTYFQDKTLEQVKDIEFKKKAKEDLKKMINDLLNSNEKIYNEIIYEVVFYDWFYQ, from the coding sequence TTGGCTAATAAGGGAGGTTTTATTGCACTTTTAATAATTATTGCAATGTTGACAATTTCTGTAGCAATGCTGGCAGGATATATACTTGTTTTTCGCGGTGCTGTGCAAAATAATACTGAAACTTTGAAGGATGCCGATTCCAATGAAATAAGAAGACCTTCTGATAATGAAATTGAACATAAAAAACTATTTGACGACAGTCAGTTTTTTGTTTTAAAAAACGGAAATAGTATGAGTACGAAAACATCAGTAATTCGTGTAGGCATAGACATGGTTTATTTTAAAAGGGTTAGGGGTATAAAAAACTGTGAAGAGAAAATATCTTTTTTTGATAGCGAAATAAAAGAATTAATAGGTACATATTTTCAGGATAAAACCTTAGAACAGGTAAAAGATATAGAGTTTAAGAAAAAAGCTAAAGAAGACTTGAAAAAAATGATAAATGATTTGCTAAATTCCAACGAGAAAATTTATAATGAGATAATCTACGAAGTTGTTTTCTATGATTGGTTTTATCAATAA
- a CDS encoding flagellar FlbD family protein — protein MIELTKLDSTPFILNCELIETIEEKPDTTISTTSGRKYIVKETIEEVVEKVVKYKSKIFNIQKEI, from the coding sequence ATGATTGAGTTGACAAAATTAGACAGTACACCATTTATATTGAATTGCGAACTTATTGAAACTATTGAAGAAAAGCCTGATACAACAATATCCACTACTAGTGGAAGAAAATATATTGTAAAGGAAACTATTGAAGAAGTTGTAGAAAAAGTGGTAAAATATAAAAGTAAAATTTTTAATATACAGAAGGAAATTTGA